Proteins from a single region of Styela clava chromosome 1, kaStyClav1.hap1.2, whole genome shotgun sequence:
- the LOC120325401 gene encoding centrosomal protein CCDC61-like, giving the protein MKVSDRNIDREGDNYTSRSSCIFRGIEYVVSANTTNNGRTLVIEVEDKLTADQWRGKFDSTYIEDLARKTGNFKQFPVFVSMLESALEKNSDSVVLDLLTYSDLELLRNRKVGTTAKPLPNAQTLAQQNKRYLILIYSVEFDRIHYPLPLPYQGKPDPVHLQNLVRQLNDEIRKLKTAQMGLQDEDYEQLKEEYEITLQEKNQLEMELENLKLQVKDSTNVAVSKEVRILKKVVQNLELEMVKEKNRYQRQMTKKTAEVKRLTCDLQDVRAKERTLQIRVKSLTNELAMYKRTRTPLVSGKTTNSASRHSRGISRLADRSSSSFNRSGSRLRSQSRDRSQSRSVLRERSLSRERSLSRNRSRTPTPRFDPTSYIKEQKRKQKESQEKQKRKIMHNFTPGSGESHRGRARARQNAIAISRRSSSRDGNLGSILRDRSSSIESRRSSNGSITRSRQRCMVAWDETPERDDPRPMRKRSSTPDPKRYNTARSTREEQEYDDNMAEIDARLIALQQYMQDLGAVKS; this is encoded by the exons ATGAAGGTTTCTGATAGGAATATAGACCGCGAAGGAGATAATTACACATCTCGGTCTTCTTGTATATTTCGTGGAATTGAATATGTGGTCTCGGCCAATACGACTAACAATGGACGAACATTGGTTATTGAGGTTGAAGATAAACTAACTGCTGATCAATGGAGAGGAAAATTCGATTCAACAT ATATTGAAGATCTGGCCAGAAAAACAGGGAATTTCAAACAATTTCCTGTATTTGTTTCCATGCTTGAAAGTGCTTTAGAAAAG AACAGTGATTCTGTTGTGCTTGATCTTTTGACATATTCTGACCTGGAACTGTTGCGAAATCGTAAAGTTGGAACCACAGCAAAACCTCTTCCAAACGCTCAAACACTTGCTCAACAAAATAAAAGATATCTTATTCTTATATACTCAGTAGAATTTGATAG GATACATTATCCTCTGCCTCTTCCTTATCAAGGAAAACCAGATCCAGTACATTTACAAAATCTTGTTCGCCAATTAAATGACGAAatcagaaaattaaaaacagcACAGATGGGATTGCAAGATGAAGACTATGAACAGCTAAAGGAAGA GTATGAAATAACTTTACAAGAGAAAAATCAGTTGGAGATGGAGcttgaaaatttgaaactaCAAGTGAAAGATAGTACAAATGTTGCTGTTTCTAAAGAG GTGCggattttgaaaaaagttgttCAGAATTTGGAACTTGAAATGGTAAAGGAGAAGAATCGTTATCAACGACAAATGACAAAGAAAACTGCTGAAGTGAAGCGTCTAACATGTGAT TTACAAGACGTTCGAGCAAAAGAAAGAACTTTACAAATAAGAGTGAAGAGTTTGACAAATGAGTTAGCGATGTATAAAAGAAC gAGAACTCCCTTGGTTTCTGGAAAAACAACGAATAGTGCCAGTCGTCATTCAAGGGGCATCTCACGCCTTGCAGACCGATCATCATCATCGTTCAATAGATCTGGTTCAAGATTAAGGTCACAGTCTCGAGACAGGTCTCAGTCTCGCTCAGTACTGCGTGAAAGGTCATTATCAAGAGAGAGAAG TTTATCAAGAAATCGAAGTAGGACACCAACACCTCGTTTCGACCCAACTTCGTATATTAAAGAACAGAAAAGGAAACAAAAAGAATCTCAAGAAAAACA GAAGCGGAAAATCATGCATAATTTCACTCCTGGTTCTGGAGAGTCACATAGAGGTAGAGCAAGAGCAAGACAAAACGCTATTGCTATTTCAAGGCGTTCATCTTCAAGAGATGGAAATTTAGGTTCTATATTACGAGATAGGAGTTCATCCATTGAAAGCAGAAGATCGTCAAATGGGTCGATAACAAGATCAAGACAAAG GTGCATGGTTGCATGGGATGAAACGCCTGAACGTGATGATCCAAGACCTATGCGAAAAAGATCTAGTACACCTGACCCAAAAAGATACAACACTGCTAGATCTACCAGGGAAGAGCAAGAATATGACGATAATATGGCAGAGATTGATGCCAGACTTATTGCATTGCAACAATACATGCAGGACCTAGGTGCAGTCAAATCATAA
- the LOC120325405 gene encoding optic atrophy 3 protein homolog isoform X2 — MVLGIPLAKFIPEAFKAFSKPIVNVLKKNVTKSPFWKDTVFIPMAKYYNKQSVRTRLWTQGIRRTKEQIEKSSQMSEEAAIELGAEIVANTFTFIIGLLAILMQQSISAATERKKVEAEENILQRIEKNQLELHRKVLELGLDLQKQDTKIRELNRKVLSLPQYGTLPQQHEKTNISKSVEAF, encoded by the exons ATGGTTCTTGGAATACCACTAGCTAAATTTATACCAGAAGCTTTTAAGGCGTTTTCGAAGCCAATTGTGAATGTCTTGAAAAAAAATGTCACAAAAAGCCCATTTTGGAAGGATACAGTATTTATACCAATGGCAAAAT ATTATAACAAACAGTCTGTGAGAACCAGACTCTGGACACAAGGAATTCGTCGGACGAAGGAACAAATTGAAAAGTCGTCACAGATGTCTGAAGAAGCAGCAATTGAACTTGGTGCCGAAATAGTTGCGAACACTTTCACATTCATTATTGGGTTGTTGGCAATTCTGATGCAACAGTCAATTTCAGCAGCGACTGAACGTAAAAAAGTGGAAGCAGAAGAGAATATTCTTCAAAGAatagaaaaaaatcaattagAACTTCATCGTAAAGTTTTAGAGTTGGGCTTGGACTTGCAAAAACAGGACACTAAAATAAGAGAACTTAATCGAAAAGTATTATCTCTCCCACAGTATGGAACTTTACCTCAGCAGcatgaaaaaacaaatatttcaaaatctgtTGAGGCCTTTTGA
- the LOC120325405 gene encoding optic atrophy 3 protein homolog isoform X1 — translation MSQKAHFGRIQYLYQWQNKLLGSYLGMVLGVPLAKALPLLFKVVTKPMVDSLKRNVRKRGFLKDSVFIPLAHYYNKQSVRTRLWTQGIRRTKEQIEKSSQMSEEAAIELGAEIVANTFTFIIGLLAILMQQSISAATERKKVEAEENILQRIEKNQLELHRKVLELGLDLQKQDTKIRELNRKVLSLPQYGTLPQQHEKTNISKSVEAF, via the exons ATGTCACAAAAAGCCCATTTTGGAAGGATACAGTATTTATACCAATGGCAAAAT AAGCTTCTTGGTAGTTATTTAGGCATGGTGTTAGGTGTGCCTTTGGCTAAGGCACTCCCTTTGTTATTTAAAGTGGTTACAAAACCAATGGTTGATTCACTGAAGAGAAATGTAAGAAAACGTGGATTTTTAAAGGATTCTGTGTTTATACCTTTAGCTCATT ATTATAACAAACAGTCTGTGAGAACCAGACTCTGGACACAAGGAATTCGTCGGACGAAGGAACAAATTGAAAAGTCGTCACAGATGTCTGAAGAAGCAGCAATTGAACTTGGTGCCGAAATAGTTGCGAACACTTTCACATTCATTATTGGGTTGTTGGCAATTCTGATGCAACAGTCAATTTCAGCAGCGACTGAACGTAAAAAAGTGGAAGCAGAAGAGAATATTCTTCAAAGAatagaaaaaaatcaattagAACTTCATCGTAAAGTTTTAGAGTTGGGCTTGGACTTGCAAAAACAGGACACTAAAATAAGAGAACTTAATCGAAAAGTATTATCTCTCCCACAGTATGGAACTTTACCTCAGCAGcatgaaaaaacaaatatttcaaaatctgtTGAGGCCTTTTGA
- the LOC120325404 gene encoding large ribosomal subunit protein mL44-like, which produces MSVMLQQLRIWSQPSLMCKRLQKCRLPCTFNIQMHSGQALKEKAKSVIVGNKHLQQAPELKYTPPIWKHQWLLLLKRKAEIEGPEEPRRRSDQLNWNYSAELHAFVHRLGIHVHAEALKAALTEPMPVDLENEGGVSNEAGNNVEMANTGEVFTRDFITLFVKYAFPELGKECANSIVSYLMSETLLSYLAKNLGFGDLIQSQFFPLTTTSLTRAFFAVNTAILQNPDGKIAAARFLYDFVIINLNNKDIVHDIWKPQDPMKHLKLELKIRGLPPPEVRLTKKAGITSVLPVVFVGLFCEQNLLAESGGETVIKAESDAAKLALKTIYDVHFNRCLPKKDLFLDPFFLDKINSLNLNYQTEHLQLN; this is translated from the coding sequence ATGTCTGTCATGCTTCAGCAGCTAAGAATTTGGTCGCAGCCTTCATTGATGTGTAAAAGACTTCAGAAATGCAGACTTCCTTGTACTTTCAACATACAAATGCATAGTGGACAAGCTCTTAAAGAAAAGGCAAAATCAGTCATTGTTGGCAACAAACATCTTCAGCAAGCCCCTGAACTCAAGTATACACCTCCCATTTGGAAACATCAATGGTTATTGTTGCTGAAACGCAAAGCTGAAATTGAAGGTCCAGAAGAACCTCGGCGTCGGTCCGACCAATTGAATTGGAACTATAGTGCTGAGTTGCATGCATTTGTGCACCGATTGGGCATTCATGTTCATGCAGAAGCATTAAAAGCGGCATTAACGGAACCAATGCCTGTTGATTTGGAAAATGAAGGCGGAGTATCAAATGAAGCTGGTAATAATGTAGAAATGGCAAACACTGGAGAGGTATTCACACGAGACTTCATTACCCTATTTGTAAAATATGCATTTCCTGAATTAGGCAAGGAGTGTGCTAACAGTATTGTAAGTTACTTGATGTCAGAAACACTCTTGTCATATctggccaaaaatttgggttttGGTGACTTGATCCAATCTCAATTTTTTCCACTAACTACTACTTCATTGACTCGAGCATTTTTTGCTGTAAACACAGCCATATTACAGAATCCTGATGGGAAAATAGCAGCAGCAAGATTTTTATATGACtttgttattattaatttgaacaATAAAGATATTGTACATGATATTTGGAAGCCCCAAGATCCAATGAAACACTTGAAACTAGAATTGAAAATTCGAGGATTACCTCCACCAGAAGTTCGATTGACAAAGAAAGCAGGTATCACTTCAGTGCTGCCTGTTGTGTTTGTTGGTTTATTTTGTGAACAGAATCTGTTGGCAGAGTCTGGTGGGGAGACTGTTATCAAAGCTGAATCAGATGCTGCAAAATTAGCTTTAAAAACTATTTATGATGTTCATTTCAATAGATGCTTAccaaaaaaagatttatttttagATCCATTTTTTTTGGATAAAATTAACTCACTGAATCTTAATTATCAAACAGAACACTTGCAACTGAATTGA